Below is a genomic region from Tepidiforma bonchosmolovskayae.
TCATCGGGTGGGGGCCGGCGCCCCAGGAATCGGGCGCGTTGGCGTCGTCGCAGCGGGGATAGCCGAGCTCGTCGGCGGTTTCGAGCCACGCCTGGTGGACCTTCGTGAGTTCGTCCCAGCGGTAGCGGCGGATGGTGATCGGTCCGGCGTCGCCGTGGTAGGGGCGGTCGCCGAAATCGAGGTCGCGCTCGAGGCGCCGAAACGCGGGAAGCACCTTCTCCCAGGCCCATTCGGGATTGCCGGCGGCGGCCCAGCCGTCGTAGTCCTCGGGGACTCCGCGAAGGGCGATCGTGGTATTGACGGCGCTGGAGCCGCCGGTCACGCGCCCGCGAGGGAAGGGCTGACTTCGCCCGGCGACGGTCGGCTGGTAGGTGAGGCCCCAGTCGTGGGCGGTGTAGGAGTTGTTGTGGCTGTTGACGAGGTCGAACGGGAGCCGGGAGAGGTCCGGGTAATCGGGACCGGCCTCGATCAGGAGCACCGAACGGCGCGGGTCTTCGGCGGCGCGGGCGGCGATGACGGCCCCGGACGAGCCGGCGCCGACGACGATGATATCGAAGGGTTCATCCATGGCGGCCTCCTCGGCGAGGGACTGTACCGGCCGGGCGGGTGGGATGCACGGACCGGTTCCCGTACAATCCGCACACCATCCGTTTCCGCGAGGCGTTCATGTCGTTCGAATCCGTGCTGGCGCAGGCGCGCGCCGAGGGGCGCACCCTGCTGACCGAAGTTGAGGCGAAGTCGCTGCTGGAGGAGGCGGGCGTGCCGGTGGCCACCACGACGCTGGCCCGCACCCGCGAGGAGGCCCAGGAGCAGGCCGAACGGCTTGGGTACCCGGTGGTGCTGAAGGTCGTCTCGCCAGACATCGCCCACAAGTCGGACGTCGGCGGCGTGAAGCTGAACCTGGCCAGCCGTGAAGCTGTCGGCCAGGCCTTCGATGAGATTCTCGCGAGCGCGGCCCAGGCTGTCCCCGGGGCGCGCATCACCGGGGTGGCGGTCCAGCACATGGCGCCCCAGGGCACCGAGGTGATCGTCGGCATGACGACTGACCCGCAATTCGGGCCGGTCATGATGTTCGGGCTGGGCGGCATCATGGTCGAAGTGCTGAAGGATGTCTCCTTCCGGCTGGTGCCGCTCGAGGAGAAGGATGCGCGGGAGATGATCGACGAGATCAAAGGGCGCCCGGTGCTTTCCGGGGTGCGCGGGCAGCCGCCGGCCGACATCGATGCGCTGACCCGGACGATCCTGAAGGTCTCGGAGTTCGTCGAGCAGCACCCGGAGGTGAAGGAGCTGGACCTCAACCCGGTGTTCGCCTACCCGGACGGGGCGCTCGCGGTGGACGCCCGCATCATCATCGGCGAGGCATAGGCAGGCAGGGGCCTGCCGGGAGGGCAGCAGCATGGCGGTTCCGGGGCACCGGCTCGACCGGATGTTCAACCCGAAGGTCGTGGCCGTGATTGGCGATAAGGGGCCGGGCTACATGTGGCTCCACAACAACCTGCCGCTCAAGGAGCGCGGCGGTCGACTCTATTCGGTCCAGCTGGATGAGAAGGAGATCCCCGGGATTGAGGCGCTCGGGGTGCAGAACTTCAAATCGGTGCTGGAGGTCCCGGAGCCGATTGACTATGCACTCGTCGCGGTTCCGCGGCAGGTTTCGCCGTACGTCTTGAAGGACCTCATCGCTGCAGGGGCGGGCGGCGCCGGGTTCTTCACCTCGGGGTTTGCCGAGACGGGCGAAGAGCTTGGCATCCGGCTCCAGGAGCAGCTGGCGAGCATGGCGCGGGAAGCCGGTTTCAACCTGGTTGGGCCGAACTGCATGGGCCTCTACCTGCCGAAGGCCGGGGTGCGGTTCAACGTCGACGCGCCGGTCACCGACGCGGGCGAAATCGGCTTCCTGAGCCAGTCGGGGACCCACGGAATTATGTTCAGTTTGGTGGCGGCGGCGAACGGGATGTACATCAGCAAGTGCGCCTCGTTCGGGAACGCCATCGTGCTCGATGTCTCGGATTACCTCGAGTACCTGATGCTCGACGACGAGACAAAGGTCATCGGGATGTA
It encodes:
- a CDS encoding acetate--CoA ligase family protein, which gives rise to MSFESVLAQARAEGRTLLTEVEAKSLLEEAGVPVATTTLARTREEAQEQAERLGYPVVLKVVSPDIAHKSDVGGVKLNLASREAVGQAFDEILASAAQAVPGARITGVAVQHMAPQGTEVIVGMTTDPQFGPVMMFGLGGIMVEVLKDVSFRLVPLEEKDAREMIDEIKGRPVLSGVRGQPPADIDALTRTILKVSEFVEQHPEVKELDLNPVFAYPDGALAVDARIIIGEA